The proteins below are encoded in one region of Corynebacterium felinum:
- a CDS encoding CrcB family protein: MSPAKLSFTHALLCGIGASGGALARTAIHFSLGDTPTSGMNTLLLINVAGCALFGALELRPAMHYLVVVGFLGGFTSLSTFVAFIVPAPAPLAVAYALSTATSCVLASMMGQAIDAENYPPPTPSTTPAHVRSDVR; the protein is encoded by the coding sequence CGGTATCGGCGCAAGTGGTGGCGCTCTTGCTCGCACCGCTATTCACTTCAGTCTCGGCGACACACCAACATCTGGCATGAACACGTTGCTGCTGATCAACGTTGCTGGCTGTGCGCTTTTCGGTGCCCTTGAGCTGCGCCCCGCCATGCACTACCTGGTTGTCGTGGGGTTTCTGGGCGGGTTTACCAGTTTGAGCACTTTCGTCGCTTTCATAGTGCCCGCACCCGCGCCGCTTGCTGTCGCATACGCGCTGAGCACTGCGACAAGTTGTGTGCTGGCCAGCATGATGGGGCAGGCGATCGACGCCGAAAACTACCCTCCCCCAACACCAAGCACCACCCCTGCCCACGTGAGAAGTGATGTGCGATGA
- a CDS encoding CrcB family protein, with translation MTLMFAVYVAVAGCAGGMLRYVLSTVLVKPAGTYLANSLACIVAAASAAHPSLLWVGCGFAGALSTWSSVAGELSTLLRQGKAGFAALYLLATLLTGVMAYALVSQL, from the coding sequence ATGACACTGATGTTTGCCGTGTATGTGGCCGTTGCAGGCTGCGCCGGTGGGATGCTGCGCTATGTGCTGTCCACTGTGTTGGTAAAACCAGCCGGAACCTATCTTGCAAATTCTTTAGCCTGCATCGTTGCTGCTGCCAGTGCAGCACATCCTTCGCTTCTGTGGGTTGGTTGTGGTTTCGCTGGAGCGTTATCCACATGGTCTAGTGTGGCAGGTGAATTAAGTACCCTGCTTCGCCAAGGAAAAGCGGGGTTTGCAGCACTGTATCTTTTAGCTACGCTGCTCACCGGCGTGATGGCTTACGCACTGGTTTCTCAGCTGTAG